One stretch of Eupeodes corollae chromosome 2, idEupCoro1.1, whole genome shotgun sequence DNA includes these proteins:
- the LOC129944370 gene encoding uncharacterized protein LOC129944370 isoform X3, which translates to MFSASLSVSMQKELNSSNSCKRRQSEPPLSGVINDQLPRDESYVKALSKFNEWRRRQHIGGSVRLTRKQSTKLIERRGQSEQFFEKRYSCLNDSKVAIQSSKNIKPLENGLYEEIQVNKRQYDKHLNRTSPRRNLYEKTASTNRSFPVTDLIKTKRRKSTSSNKSNDTQIYENVIIDIIDQFDQSPDILEISQRYLSPPVKFFKENSNPFANVQTPIKEHHYPQDIEQSNTQNDEENDQIWAYESPRNLQSLEALRANFKPFEENESRVRKSISSDYRSNRNPPYQTVINRNGEEVEYALPFNEKLDEEVQVRQFENDSKIAALNNTSSYQQYIEDNFQFLNENDRLGLSRVSVSFSNNHFQNRSVLVTDLDGTCAGTKAACDQNNTKERNTIEELEAIQVWSRNISQNIERNIIKNKSADMQFGEIIVCNTNEVSEKSPRQVFETFNGTLHSGTFHCVPVTQFKPKLNAFSESNFQLNYEVLRKIRHPDIVLLMGITVDNKCALDSLILEPLDYSLHHFIHQELGSIPMSICLLYTLQINSAVTYLHKHGLIHSNISTHSVVMCHLSKAVKLTSFELTTTTNEDLRNELMEVFQNEKYENELPTNINQLPSKLRPYNLEYRKMFSKHNHQAPELLSNRIGFVFPTIQSDVYGICLMLWEMINCSIPFAYFDYDEMAKLIYLQNAQLPMLKENRQKPFDEVLKIGLNMLAEKRFADTIELKEALSTVLIESSDDKIDSSIEGEKIISKKQPLDGMSSLLYNKGFGPLISERTSTIKKRKQLFKEDRLSAKQLFVYSQINKSHDPSDGLISSHTSSPDSSQYGFDIGEVSIPETPIARSNKLRKTAWLSNQSISPIVHLEIKSKDDDAAINQIEIVEKNTYNALKSEEDTPSNKLYNVNIRIRPNSKKLRTPTSNNNKEEEEDEISQPPIENNSLDQAHKNISQISDYIRFFNLASKQISQPIVHSPTKTQSPVENLVNYNTASSKPTQTTEKMLNQQPEPVPMDQNSLNEFFSRSHTTSDFENSLWRREKQKCDQSVRSQRRISVKDAVNKFESFSKSIISESNSPKPKRTTSNSVSSSTDEKKKVNSIFQSSKNDDNGEQNISKINIVLQNKSESMKASEEKLEAQITKTKEVECDASAPHPPEQPNQSPMLTLNFKKLDRRASDLGSYVIRQNPTTKALTARHSIYGSEIFKRLRKPKASTGNENEDVGEKIASKALMNTNIFNDKNKDFKIKVGKLTCMNCGHKLFVVDDVVHSNNEDDLNETFSELLLTPLKRNFGLQVSKSTEDFYIDDDFCEDFELCANMELGTQTHLSDFDFDIFSAEIFNASEEKTNHIA; encoded by the exons atgttttcgGCATCGCTTTCGGTTTCTATGCAGAA aGAACTAAACTCATCAAATTCCTGCAAAAGACGCCAAAGTGAACCACCACTTTCTGGGGTAATTAACGATCAGCTGCCACGAGACGAATCATACGTTAAGGCTTTGTCAAAATTCAATGAATGGCGTAGAAGACAACACATCGGAGGATCAGTTCGTTTGACTCGTAAACAGAGTACAAAACTAATTGAACGTAGAGGTCAAAGCGAGCAGTTCTTTGAAAAACGATATTCATGTTTAAATGATTCTAAAGTTGCTATTCAGtcttcgaaaaatataaaacctctTGAAAACGGGCTATATGAAGAAATTCAAGTAAATAAACGTCAATATGATAAACACTTGAATAGAACTTCTCCAAGAAGAAatctttatgaaaaaactgccTCAACAAATCGTTCATTTCCAGTAACTGAcctaatcaaaacaaaaagacgTAAAAGTACATCATCCAATAAATCAAACGATACACAAATCTACGAGAACGTTATAATTGATATAATTGATCAATTCGATCAAAGTCCAGATATATTGGAGATAAGTCAAAGATATCTCAGTCCTccagttaaatttttcaaagaaaactcaAATCCTTTTGCGAATGTTCAAACACCAATAAAAGAACATCATTATCCTCAGGATATTGAACAGTCTAATACACAAAACGACGAGGAAAACGACCAGATTTGGGCTTATGAAAGTCCAAGGAATCTACAAAGCCTTGAAGCTCTAAGAGCTAACTTCAAACCATTTGAAGAGAATGAATCGAGAGtgcgaaaatcaatttcaagtGATTATAGATCAAATAGAAATCCACCCTACCAAACTGTTATAAACAGAAACGGCGAAGAAGTGGAATACGCTCTGCCATTTAATGAAAAGCTAGACGAAGAAGTTCAAGTTAGACAATTTGAAAACGACTCAAAAATTGCAGCACTTAATAATACCTCCAGCTATCAGCAGTATATTGAGGATAATTTTCAGTTCCTTAACGAGAATGATCGACTCGGATTGTCTCGTGTGTCAGTGTCGTTTAGTAATAACCACTTTCAGAATAGAAGTGTTCTTGTAACGGATTTAGATGGTACATGTG CAGGAACAAAAGCAGCTTGTGATCAAAATAACACAAAAGAACGAAATACAATTGAAGAATTGGAGGCTATACAGGTCTGGAGTCGTAACATAAGCCAAAATATTGAGAGAAATATTATCAAGAACAAATCAGCCGACATG CAATTTGGGGAGATAATAGTTTGCAACACAAATGAAGTCTCTGAAAAGAGTCCCCGCCAAGTGTTTGAGACCTTTAACGGTACTCTTCATTCAGGCACATTTCACTGCGTTCCTGTTACACAATTCAAACCAAAGCTTAATGCATTTTCTGAAAGCAATTTTCAATTGAACTATGAAGTATTGCG GAAAATACGACACCCGGATATAGTTTTATTGATGGGCATAACAGTCGATAACAAGTGTGCATTGGATTCCCTAATATTGGAGCCATTAGATTACTCCTTACATCATTTCATTCATCAGGAG TTAGGATCTATTCCGATGTCTATTTGTCTGCTTTATACTCTACAAATAAATAGTGCGGTTACTTATTTGCACAAGCACGGATTGATTCATTCGAATATTTCCACACACAGTGTTGTTATGTGCCACTTATCTAAGGCAGTTAAACTTACGTCGTTTGAATTAACGACAACAACAAATGAAGATCTTAGAAATGAACTCATGGaagtatttcaaaatgaaaaatatg AAAACGAACTTCCTACAAACATTAACCAACTCCCATCCAAATTACGTCCTTATAACTTAGAATACAGGAAAATGTTCTCGAAACATAACCACCAAGCACCCGAACTACTTTCCAATCGTATTGGATTCGTATTCCCAACCATTCAAAGTGATGTATACGGCATTTGCTTGATGCTCTGGGAAATGATAAATTGTTCTATTCCCTTCGCTTATTTTGATTATGATGAAATGGCTAAGTTAATTTACTTACAAAATGCCCAATTGCCTATGCTAAAAGAAAATCGACAAAAGCCATTCGATGAAGTACTTAAGATAGGCTTGAATATGTTGGCTGAGAAAAGATTTGCCGACACGATCGAACTCAAAGAAGCCTTAAGCACAGTATTGATTGAATCATCGGATGATAAAATAGATTCCTCAATTGAAggggaaaaaattatttcaaaaaaacaaccttTAGATGGTATGTCAAGCTTGTTGTATAACAAAGGTTTTGGTCCGCTGATTAGTGAACGCACAAGCactataaaaaaacgaaaacaactcTTCAAAGAGGATCGCTTATCtgcaaaacaattatttgtttattcgcAAATCAATAAATCACACGATCCATCTGATGGTTTGATTTCTTCGCATACATCTTCCCCGGATAGTTCTCAATATGGTTTCGATATTGGAGAGGTTTCTATCCCCGAAACACCCATCGCTCGAAGTAATAAGCTTCGAAAAACTGCATGGTTATCTAATCAGTCGATTTCGCCAATTGTCCATTTGGAAATTAAGTCAAAAGATGACGATGCAGCAATAAATCAGATTGaaattgtagaaaaaaatacatacaatgcACTGAAATCTGAAGAAGACACGCCATCGAATAAGCTCTACAATGTTAACATTCGCATTCGACCCAATTCGAAAAAGCTCAGAACTCCAACAAGCAATAACAACAAGGAAGAGGAGGAGGATGAAATTTCACAGCCTCCCATTGAAAATAATTCCCTGGACCAGGCGCACAAGAACATATCCCAAATATCCGACTACATTAGATTCTTTAATCTAGCTTCGAAACAAATCTCTCAACCAATAGTTCACTCTCCAACAAAAACTCAATCACCAGTGGAAAATCTAGTTAACTATAACACAGCTTCTTCGAAACCAACTCAGACGacagaaaaaatgttaaaccaaCAACCCGAGCCAGTGCCTATGGATCAGAATAGTTTAAATGAGTTCTTCTCGCGAAGTCATACAACATCAGATTTCGAAAACTCGCTGTGGCGtcgagaaaaacaaaaatgtgaccAATCTGTCAGGAGCCAAAGGCGTATATCAGTCAAAGATGCTGTAAATAAattcgaatcattttcaaaatccaTAATTAGTGAATCGAATTCACCAAAACCAAAGAGGACCACCAGTAATTCGGTTAGTTCAAGTACTGATGAGAAAAAgaaagtcaattcgattttccaaaGCTCAAAAAATGATGATAATggtgaacaaaatatttcaaaaataaatattgttctaCAAAATAAAAGCGAAAGTATGAAAGCGAGTGAGGAAAAACTTGAAGCTCAAATAACGAAGACCAAAGAAGTGGAATGTGACGCATCCGCACCGCACCCACCTGAGCAACCAAATCAAAGCCCAATGTTAACTTTGAACTTCAAAAAGTTGGACAGGCGAGCATCCGATCTTGGTAGTTATGTTATTCGCCAAAATCCAACAACTAAAGCGCTCACCGCTAGACATTCGATATATGGATCGGAGATATTTAAGCGTCTACGAAAACCGAAGGCATCAACCGGGAATGAAAATGAAGATGTTGGAGAGAAAATAGCTAGCAAGGCTCTTATGAACACGAACATCTTCAACGACAAGAACAAAGACTTTAAGATCAAAGTCGGTAAATTGACCTGTATGAATTGTGGTCATAAGTTATTTGTTGTCGATGATGTTG tTCATTCGAATAATGAAGACGATCTTAATGAAACTTTCTCAGAATTGTTGTTAACACCTTTGAAACGGAATTTTGGATTACAG GTATCTAAATCAACTGAAGACTTTTACATTGATGACGATTTCTGTGAGGATTTTGAGCTATGCGCAAATATGGAACTTGGCACACAAACTCACCTCTCTGACTTCGATTTCGATATCTTCTCTGCGGAAATTTTCAATGCATCAGAAGAAAAAACCAACCACATAGCGTAG
- the LOC129944370 gene encoding uncharacterized protein LOC129944370 isoform X2 produces MFSASLSVSMQKELNSSNSCKRRQSEPPLSGVINDQLPRDESYVKALSKFNEWRRRQHIGGSVRLTRKQSTKLIERRGQSEQFFEKRYSCLNDSKVAIQSSKNIKPLENGLYEEIQVNKRQYDKHLNRTSPRRNLYEKTASTNRSFPVTDLIKTKRRKSTSSNKSNDTQIYENVIIDIIDQFDQSPDILEISQRYLSPPVKFFKENSNPFANVQTPIKEHHYPQDIEQSNTQNDEENDQIWAYESPRNLQSLEALRANFKPFEENESRVRKSISSDYRSNRNPPYQTVINRNGEEVEYALPFNEKLDEEVQVRQFENDSKIAALNNTSSYQQYIEDNFQFLNENDRLGLSRVSVSFSNNHFQNRSVLVTDLDGTCGTKAACDQNNTKERNTIEELEAIQVWSRNISQNIERNIIKNKSADMQFGEIIVCNTNEVSEKSPRQVFETFNGTLHSGTFHCVPVTQFKPKLNAFSESNFQLNYEVLRKIRHPDIVLLMGITVDNKCALDSLILEPLDYSLHHFIHQELGSIPMSICLLYTLQINSAVTYLHKHGLIHSNISTHSVVMCHLSKAVKLTSFELTTTTNEDLRNELMEVFQNEKYENELPTNINQLPSKLRPYNLEYRKMFSKHNHQAPELLSNRIGFVFPTIQSDVYGICLMLWEMINCSIPFAYFDYDEMAKLIYLQNAQLPMLKENRQKPFDEVLKIGLNMLAEKRFADTIELKEALSTVLIESSDDKIDSSIEGEKIISKKQPLDGMSSLLYNKGFGPLISERTSTIKKRKQLFKEDRLSAKQLFVYSQINKSHDPSDGLISSHTSSPDSSQYGFDIGEVSIPETPIARSNKLRKTAWLSNQSISPIVHLEIKSKDDDAAINQIEIVEKNTYNALKSEEDTPSNKLYNVNIRIRPNSKKLRTPTSNNNKEEEEDEISQPPIENNSLDQAHKNISQISDYIRFFNLASKQISQPIVHSPTKTQSPVENLVNYNTASSKPTQTTEKMLNQQPEPVPMDQNSLNEFFSRSHTTSDFENSLWRREKQKCDQSVRSQRRISVKDAVNKFESFSKSIISESNSPKPKRTTSNSVSSSTDEKKKVNSIFQSSKNDDNGEQNISKINIVLQNKSESMKASEEKLEAQITKTKEVECDASAPHPPEQPNQSPMLTLNFKKLDRRASDLGSYVIRQNPTTKALTARHSIYGSEIFKRLRKPKASTGNENEDVGEKIASKALMNTNIFNDKNKDFKIKVGKLTCMNCGHKLFVVDDVVHSNNEDDLNETFSELLLTPLKRNFGLQQVSKSTEDFYIDDDFCEDFELCANMELGTQTHLSDFDFDIFSAEIFNASEEKTNHIA; encoded by the exons atgttttcgGCATCGCTTTCGGTTTCTATGCAGAA aGAACTAAACTCATCAAATTCCTGCAAAAGACGCCAAAGTGAACCACCACTTTCTGGGGTAATTAACGATCAGCTGCCACGAGACGAATCATACGTTAAGGCTTTGTCAAAATTCAATGAATGGCGTAGAAGACAACACATCGGAGGATCAGTTCGTTTGACTCGTAAACAGAGTACAAAACTAATTGAACGTAGAGGTCAAAGCGAGCAGTTCTTTGAAAAACGATATTCATGTTTAAATGATTCTAAAGTTGCTATTCAGtcttcgaaaaatataaaacctctTGAAAACGGGCTATATGAAGAAATTCAAGTAAATAAACGTCAATATGATAAACACTTGAATAGAACTTCTCCAAGAAGAAatctttatgaaaaaactgccTCAACAAATCGTTCATTTCCAGTAACTGAcctaatcaaaacaaaaagacgTAAAAGTACATCATCCAATAAATCAAACGATACACAAATCTACGAGAACGTTATAATTGATATAATTGATCAATTCGATCAAAGTCCAGATATATTGGAGATAAGTCAAAGATATCTCAGTCCTccagttaaatttttcaaagaaaactcaAATCCTTTTGCGAATGTTCAAACACCAATAAAAGAACATCATTATCCTCAGGATATTGAACAGTCTAATACACAAAACGACGAGGAAAACGACCAGATTTGGGCTTATGAAAGTCCAAGGAATCTACAAAGCCTTGAAGCTCTAAGAGCTAACTTCAAACCATTTGAAGAGAATGAATCGAGAGtgcgaaaatcaatttcaagtGATTATAGATCAAATAGAAATCCACCCTACCAAACTGTTATAAACAGAAACGGCGAAGAAGTGGAATACGCTCTGCCATTTAATGAAAAGCTAGACGAAGAAGTTCAAGTTAGACAATTTGAAAACGACTCAAAAATTGCAGCACTTAATAATACCTCCAGCTATCAGCAGTATATTGAGGATAATTTTCAGTTCCTTAACGAGAATGATCGACTCGGATTGTCTCGTGTGTCAGTGTCGTTTAGTAATAACCACTTTCAGAATAGAAGTGTTCTTGTAACGGATTTAGATGGTACATGTG GAACAAAAGCAGCTTGTGATCAAAATAACACAAAAGAACGAAATACAATTGAAGAATTGGAGGCTATACAGGTCTGGAGTCGTAACATAAGCCAAAATATTGAGAGAAATATTATCAAGAACAAATCAGCCGACATG CAATTTGGGGAGATAATAGTTTGCAACACAAATGAAGTCTCTGAAAAGAGTCCCCGCCAAGTGTTTGAGACCTTTAACGGTACTCTTCATTCAGGCACATTTCACTGCGTTCCTGTTACACAATTCAAACCAAAGCTTAATGCATTTTCTGAAAGCAATTTTCAATTGAACTATGAAGTATTGCG GAAAATACGACACCCGGATATAGTTTTATTGATGGGCATAACAGTCGATAACAAGTGTGCATTGGATTCCCTAATATTGGAGCCATTAGATTACTCCTTACATCATTTCATTCATCAGGAG TTAGGATCTATTCCGATGTCTATTTGTCTGCTTTATACTCTACAAATAAATAGTGCGGTTACTTATTTGCACAAGCACGGATTGATTCATTCGAATATTTCCACACACAGTGTTGTTATGTGCCACTTATCTAAGGCAGTTAAACTTACGTCGTTTGAATTAACGACAACAACAAATGAAGATCTTAGAAATGAACTCATGGaagtatttcaaaatgaaaaatatg AAAACGAACTTCCTACAAACATTAACCAACTCCCATCCAAATTACGTCCTTATAACTTAGAATACAGGAAAATGTTCTCGAAACATAACCACCAAGCACCCGAACTACTTTCCAATCGTATTGGATTCGTATTCCCAACCATTCAAAGTGATGTATACGGCATTTGCTTGATGCTCTGGGAAATGATAAATTGTTCTATTCCCTTCGCTTATTTTGATTATGATGAAATGGCTAAGTTAATTTACTTACAAAATGCCCAATTGCCTATGCTAAAAGAAAATCGACAAAAGCCATTCGATGAAGTACTTAAGATAGGCTTGAATATGTTGGCTGAGAAAAGATTTGCCGACACGATCGAACTCAAAGAAGCCTTAAGCACAGTATTGATTGAATCATCGGATGATAAAATAGATTCCTCAATTGAAggggaaaaaattatttcaaaaaaacaaccttTAGATGGTATGTCAAGCTTGTTGTATAACAAAGGTTTTGGTCCGCTGATTAGTGAACGCACAAGCactataaaaaaacgaaaacaactcTTCAAAGAGGATCGCTTATCtgcaaaacaattatttgtttattcgcAAATCAATAAATCACACGATCCATCTGATGGTTTGATTTCTTCGCATACATCTTCCCCGGATAGTTCTCAATATGGTTTCGATATTGGAGAGGTTTCTATCCCCGAAACACCCATCGCTCGAAGTAATAAGCTTCGAAAAACTGCATGGTTATCTAATCAGTCGATTTCGCCAATTGTCCATTTGGAAATTAAGTCAAAAGATGACGATGCAGCAATAAATCAGATTGaaattgtagaaaaaaatacatacaatgcACTGAAATCTGAAGAAGACACGCCATCGAATAAGCTCTACAATGTTAACATTCGCATTCGACCCAATTCGAAAAAGCTCAGAACTCCAACAAGCAATAACAACAAGGAAGAGGAGGAGGATGAAATTTCACAGCCTCCCATTGAAAATAATTCCCTGGACCAGGCGCACAAGAACATATCCCAAATATCCGACTACATTAGATTCTTTAATCTAGCTTCGAAACAAATCTCTCAACCAATAGTTCACTCTCCAACAAAAACTCAATCACCAGTGGAAAATCTAGTTAACTATAACACAGCTTCTTCGAAACCAACTCAGACGacagaaaaaatgttaaaccaaCAACCCGAGCCAGTGCCTATGGATCAGAATAGTTTAAATGAGTTCTTCTCGCGAAGTCATACAACATCAGATTTCGAAAACTCGCTGTGGCGtcgagaaaaacaaaaatgtgaccAATCTGTCAGGAGCCAAAGGCGTATATCAGTCAAAGATGCTGTAAATAAattcgaatcattttcaaaatccaTAATTAGTGAATCGAATTCACCAAAACCAAAGAGGACCACCAGTAATTCGGTTAGTTCAAGTACTGATGAGAAAAAgaaagtcaattcgattttccaaaGCTCAAAAAATGATGATAATggtgaacaaaatatttcaaaaataaatattgttctaCAAAATAAAAGCGAAAGTATGAAAGCGAGTGAGGAAAAACTTGAAGCTCAAATAACGAAGACCAAAGAAGTGGAATGTGACGCATCCGCACCGCACCCACCTGAGCAACCAAATCAAAGCCCAATGTTAACTTTGAACTTCAAAAAGTTGGACAGGCGAGCATCCGATCTTGGTAGTTATGTTATTCGCCAAAATCCAACAACTAAAGCGCTCACCGCTAGACATTCGATATATGGATCGGAGATATTTAAGCGTCTACGAAAACCGAAGGCATCAACCGGGAATGAAAATGAAGATGTTGGAGAGAAAATAGCTAGCAAGGCTCTTATGAACACGAACATCTTCAACGACAAGAACAAAGACTTTAAGATCAAAGTCGGTAAATTGACCTGTATGAATTGTGGTCATAAGTTATTTGTTGTCGATGATGTTG tTCATTCGAATAATGAAGACGATCTTAATGAAACTTTCTCAGAATTGTTGTTAACACCTTTGAAACGGAATTTTGGATTACAG CAGGTATCTAAATCAACTGAAGACTTTTACATTGATGACGATTTCTGTGAGGATTTTGAGCTATGCGCAAATATGGAACTTGGCACACAAACTCACCTCTCTGACTTCGATTTCGATATCTTCTCTGCGGAAATTTTCAATGCATCAGAAGAAAAAACCAACCACATAGCGTAG